A genomic window from Dehalobacter sp. 12DCB1 includes:
- a CDS encoding tetratricopeptide repeat protein, with product MGWKDGQAAKIIELLARHDDTQMDFETVIVKAEVMLADETISDEEKGHLNYQLGRHYLAAKDWERTEKHWKNCLELNQKVFGENHPYTASANANLGDLYVNAGTYLSAATSYLEAVRICEEHVGTETAFAALTYRKLGGIYRVQEKYSSAILFFTKAMATLERQDTYSDILADVYLNLGEMYLSLESIGTEILQDAENYLNKSLELFCKTLGEEHEVCQYIQEQIAYCNDRFDEIDKQADVRE from the coding sequence ATGGGTTGGAAAGATGGTCAGGCAGCAAAAATAATCGAATTATTGGCCAGACATGACGATACGCAAATGGATTTTGAAACTGTCATCGTCAAAGCAGAAGTCATGCTTGCAGACGAGACAATTAGCGACGAAGAAAAGGGACATCTCAATTACCAATTAGGGAGGCATTATCTAGCGGCAAAAGACTGGGAAAGAACGGAAAAACACTGGAAAAATTGCCTGGAACTAAACCAAAAAGTTTTCGGGGAGAATCATCCCTATACTGCATCGGCTAACGCTAATCTGGGTGACCTATATGTTAATGCAGGAACATATCTAAGTGCGGCTACCAGTTATCTGGAGGCAGTAAGAATTTGTGAAGAACATGTTGGCACAGAAACGGCCTTCGCGGCACTTACTTACCGTAAGTTGGGAGGAATCTACCGGGTTCAGGAGAAATACTCCAGTGCTATCCTCTTTTTTACCAAAGCTATGGCTACCCTGGAAAGACAGGATACCTACAGCGATATTTTGGCTGACGTATATTTGAACCTGGGAGAAATGTATCTGAGCTTAGAAAGTATAGGCACTGAGATTTTGCAAGATGCAGAAAACTATTTGAATAAATCACTGGAATTGTTTTGCAAAACGCTTGGTGAAGAGCACGAAGTATGCCAGTATATCCAGGAGCAAATCGCTTATTGCAATGATAGATTTGATGAAATCGACAAACAAGCGGATGTTAGGGAGTAA
- a CDS encoding 4Fe-4S binding protein: MKKKKFLTITAIAVLFLALMFNYYQEHQHDLQLHSYYGVLLPTNSTTETLTANSVKVFDASGNLTGYAGLDKYSGFGGKMLVGTIIDTHGVIQKVKILEYKETPQYLKNIEKSGFYLQLVGRNIADGTTFGKDIDGISGATLSTRAITMCVDSVSESVRTAALGLPSSSNGGLWQLGWAELAIAMLIAGCLILSMSSKLRKLRPILLIASVAGMGFWLNRPATIAHAASIFMGNFPVIKNNLIWYLILMIALLPPLIFGKNYYCVYLCPFCAAQEGLYLVANKFKISLPLGKKIPFMHKTRKFLLFISLMVAFLFQNPSVSSYEPFSPLFDLNGTRIEMLLLVSVLAAALFFRRFWCFGFCPIGGFIDLVAEARRAVGRKIKSKKRELPQNQSSVAATTFSNPSACKCTAKQSKRGKLAEGLFKLFYALIMFGVIVSIFEKWSLM, translated from the coding sequence ATGAAAAAAAAGAAATTTCTAACCATCACTGCCATTGCAGTTCTTTTTTTAGCATTGATGTTTAATTATTATCAAGAGCATCAGCATGATCTTCAACTTCATTCCTATTATGGTGTTTTGCTCCCCACCAACAGCACTACCGAGACCCTCACTGCCAACAGCGTCAAAGTCTTTGATGCCAGTGGCAATCTTACAGGCTATGCTGGTCTGGATAAATATTCTGGTTTTGGTGGGAAGATGCTGGTAGGCACAATTATTGATACCCATGGTGTTATTCAGAAGGTAAAAATTCTTGAATATAAAGAAACTCCGCAATATCTGAAAAACATTGAAAAATCAGGCTTCTACCTTCAGCTCGTGGGCCGGAACATTGCTGATGGCACCACCTTCGGCAAAGACATTGACGGCATTTCCGGAGCTACCCTCTCCACCAGGGCCATTACTATGTGTGTTGACTCTGTCTCCGAGAGCGTACGTACTGCCGCTTTAGGTTTACCGTCTAGCTCCAACGGCGGATTATGGCAATTAGGCTGGGCGGAATTAGCCATAGCTATGCTCATTGCTGGTTGTCTGATTCTCAGTATGTCTTCAAAACTTCGAAAACTACGGCCGATATTGCTAATTGCCAGCGTAGCCGGTATGGGCTTCTGGTTAAACCGTCCTGCAACAATTGCCCATGCGGCCTCAATATTTATGGGCAATTTCCCGGTTATCAAAAACAACTTGATCTGGTATCTTATCCTTATGATTGCTTTGCTGCCGCCGCTGATCTTCGGTAAGAACTATTATTGTGTATATCTATGCCCTTTTTGCGCAGCTCAGGAAGGGTTATATTTAGTCGCCAATAAATTCAAAATCAGCCTGCCCTTAGGCAAAAAGATACCTTTTATGCACAAGACCCGTAAATTCCTGCTTTTCATATCTCTGATGGTAGCCTTTCTTTTTCAGAATCCTTCGGTATCCAGTTACGAGCCTTTTTCACCTTTGTTTGATCTGAACGGCACCAGGATTGAGATGCTCTTACTGGTTTCCGTACTGGCGGCAGCGTTATTCTTCCGGCGTTTCTGGTGCTTCGGCTTTTGTCCGATTGGTGGCTTTATTGATTTGGTAGCTGAGGCAAGGCGCGCCGTGGGACGGAAAATCAAGAGCAAGAAACGGGAGTTACCCCAAAACCAGTCGTCTGTGGCTGCAACTACATTTTCTAACCCCAGCGCCTGTAAATGCACGGCAAAACAAAGCAAAAGGGGAAAATTGGCAGAAGGTTTATTCAAACTTTTCTATGCGTTGATTATGTTCGGGGTGATAGTATCAATTTTTGAAAAATGGTCCTTGATGTAA
- a CDS encoding reductive dehalogenase, with product MEEKENNIQNEESKKFNRRDFLKIAGVTTAIGAAAGAINLTTPGVAMADYMAPAQAGVKGAIKYLNAPPYDLPPYADGSKLPRFNQEMHAYNNVDFAKQYCEGQFWITYMDGTIKPQVWKSGKPGFSVRDYAFEKATMFDMYNPQNLDWGTNYEPLLTNKVGKWEDTPENNSKTIKKFATFCNPCAVGITEMKENWWYSRSKTHQDLIISDEYTKPEKLEKEWHIPKAMNRVIVIAYPMDGSFLAKYANTAFAQSAVYLGYSEMNESIGKIATFIREMGYNAIPCNNEIALSVPMAAAAGLGEIGRHGLLINPEYGSMLRLAKVVTDMPLAIDKPISFGAVNFCKTCKKCAIYCPSKSVPMDDEPSYDNIVCPGNNPGAKRWITNSWTCLQYWIKKSECCAHCIAVCPYSKPDSWIHSVVKTISSKTTAFNSIFFKMDEAFGFGAEMKDYTQADIDAWWNDPKDRMYNWKYES from the coding sequence ATGGAAGAAAAAGAGAATAATATTCAAAATGAAGAATCAAAAAAATTTAACAGAAGAGACTTTCTGAAAATTGCCGGTGTCACCACCGCAATTGGTGCTGCTGCAGGTGCAATCAATCTTACTACCCCCGGAGTCGCAATGGCAGATTATATGGCTCCTGCCCAGGCAGGTGTAAAAGGAGCCATCAAATACCTGAATGCGCCGCCATATGATTTGCCACCTTACGCTGACGGCAGCAAATTGCCACGTTTTAATCAAGAAATGCATGCCTATAATAATGTCGATTTTGCTAAACAATACTGCGAAGGTCAGTTCTGGATTACTTATATGGACGGTACTATAAAGCCTCAAGTATGGAAAAGCGGTAAACCTGGTTTCAGCGTCCGTGACTACGCTTTTGAAAAAGCCACGATGTTTGATATGTACAACCCACAGAATCTCGACTGGGGTACCAATTATGAGCCTCTTCTCACTAATAAAGTTGGCAAATGGGAGGATACCCCAGAGAATAACAGTAAGACCATCAAAAAATTCGCCACTTTCTGTAATCCATGTGCGGTCGGTATTACAGAGATGAAAGAAAATTGGTGGTATTCAAGAAGCAAAACCCACCAAGATTTAATTATTTCTGATGAATACACCAAACCTGAAAAACTTGAGAAAGAATGGCATATTCCCAAGGCCATGAACAGAGTTATCGTCATAGCTTATCCAATGGACGGTTCCTTCTTGGCAAAATATGCCAATACAGCTTTTGCGCAAAGCGCAGTATATCTTGGTTACTCCGAAATGAACGAAAGCATTGGAAAAATTGCTACTTTCATTCGGGAAATGGGGTATAATGCTATCCCCTGTAATAACGAGATTGCACTTTCCGTGCCTATGGCTGCTGCTGCCGGCCTCGGAGAAATCGGCCGTCACGGCTTGCTGATCAACCCGGAATACGGCAGTATGTTGCGTCTGGCAAAAGTGGTGACCGATATGCCACTGGCTATCGATAAGCCCATTTCCTTCGGTGCCGTAAATTTTTGCAAAACTTGCAAGAAATGTGCCATCTATTGCCCATCTAAATCCGTTCCTATGGACGACGAACCAAGCTATGATAATATTGTTTGCCCTGGTAATAATCCCGGAGCAAAGCGCTGGATTACGAACTCTTGGACCTGCCTGCAGTACTGGATCAAGAAGTCCGAATGTTGCGCCCATTGCATTGCCGTTTGTCCGTATAGTAAACCGGATTCCTGGATACACAGCGTAGTCAAGACGATATCGTCCAAGACGACGGCTTTCAATTCTATCTTTTTCAAGATGGATGAGGCCTTCGGCTTCGGTGCGGAAATGAAGGATTACACTCAGGCCGATATTGATGCCTGGTGGAATGATCCCAAAGACAGGATGTATAACTGGAAATACGAAAGCTAA